CGCCGTAGCGGTAGAGCAACCCGTTGAGCACCGTGCCGCTCCAGTTGCCGGCCGCCGGATGCACGACCATGCCGGCGGGCTTGTTGATCACCACCAGCGTGTCGTCCTCGTAGACGATCTCGAGCGGCACCGGTTCGGGCGTAAACGCGAGTTGTTCGGGCAGCAGATCCGGCACGAGTTCGATGCTCGCGCCGAGCGGCACCGGCTGGCGGATCTTTGCCGGCTTGCCGTCGATGCGCACGCGCTGCGCCTCGATCCAGCTTTGCAGGCGGTTGCGCGAGAACTCGGGAAATACCCTCGCCAGCACCTTGTCGAGCCGTTCGCCGGCCAGTTCGTCGGGCACGACAATGTTACGCGGGGTCTCGTCGGTCACCCGGTTCGCGACCGTCGGCACAAGGCTTTGCGGGTCGACGGCGGCGAGCGCGTCGGCGCCGAGATCGTCGTCTAGGGAATCGACGCCCAACGCGTCGGAGGGGTCGGCGCTTACGCTATAATCTTCGTTGCTATTCCCGGCACCGGTAGCGGTACCTGGAGTATTTGAGCGGGTCATTGAGTCTGGGTCACCTGGACGTAAAGCTAGACTGGAAAATGCGAGCCTTGAACACCATCACTAAAGCGGCGATCAATTTGGCGGCCATCAAGAAGGCGGCCCGGAAAGTGGCCGGATACTTTGCGTGTGCCGCGGCCGTCGCCGTTGTCGCGGCTTGCCACGGCCTGCCGGAAAAGACCGACGAAACGGCAACGTGGAACAACAACAAATTATATACGGAGGCGAACGATGCCTTGACCGGTGGTGACTTCGGCAAGTGCGCGAAATACTTCGAACTGCTCGAAGGCCGCGACCCGTTCGGCCACTTCGCGCAACAGGCACAGATCAACGTCGCTTACTGCAACTGGAAAGACAACGAGAACGCCGCCGCCGACCAGGCGATCGACCGCTTCATCCAGCTGCACCCGGATCATCCGGACATCGCTTACGCGTACTACCTGAAGGGCATGATCCACTTCAACGACGACCTCGGTCTGTTCGGCCGCTTCTCCGGCCAGGACATGAGCGAGCGCGATCCGAAGTCGCTGCGCGAGTCGTATGACGCGTTCAAGGTGGTGGTCGACAAGTATCCGAACAGCAAGTACGCACCGGACGCCGCGCAACGCATGCGCTACATCGTGAACGCACTGGCGTCGCACGAAGTCCACGCGGCGGATTATTACTATCGCCGTGGCGCGTATGTCGCCGCGATCAACCGCGCGCAGCTGGCGCTGACGCAATACAAGAACGCACCGGCAATCGAAGACGCGCTGCACATCATGATGCTGTCGTACCAGAAGCTGAACCAGCCGCAACTGGCCGACGACACCAAGCGCGTGCTGGCCGGCACCTTCCCGGACAGCCCATACATCACGGGTCACGCGCGTCCGGGCAAGGAAAAGTCGTGGTGGCAATTCTAAGCCGCGATCCACTGAAGCTGAGCTGAATCTGCCCTGAACCCGACCTGAGCGTTAAGCCGACCACGCTGACGTTCAGGGTTCAAAACAAAAACGCCACGATTTCACAATCGTGGCGTTTTTGTTTGTGCGAGGCGGTCAACCACCCCGTCCGGATCGATTCAATCGAGCAAACTCAATCCCGCTCGAACAAGGCAATCGACTCCACGTGCGATGTATGCGGGAACATGTTCACCACGCCCGCGCCAACCAGCCGGTAGCCGGCCTCGTGCACCAGCAGACCGGCATCGCGCGCGAGCGTCGCCGGCGCGCAGGACACGTAGACGATACGCTTAGGCAACGGCCCGTTACCGCTTTGCGCGATCTCCGCGAGCGCCTTGGCGACGGCGAGCGCGCCTTCGCGCGGCGGATCGATCAGGAACTTGTCAAAGTGGCCGAGCGCGCGGAGGTCGTCGGCGGTGACTTCGAACAGGTTGCGGCACGCGAACGACGTGTGCGCCGCCACGCCGTTCAATTCGGCATTGGCAAGCGCGCGCGAAGTCAGCACCTCGCTGCCTTCGATCCCCACCACTTCCCGCGAAATCCGCGCGAGCGGCAGCGTGAAATTGCCGATCCCGCAGAACAGATCCAGCACCCGGTCGGTCCGCGCCGGCGCCAGCAGCCGCAGCGCGCGGCTGACCAGCACGCGGTTGATCGCGTGATTCACCTGGGTGAAATCGGTCGGCTTGAACGGCATGCGGATGTCGTATTCCGGCAGCGTGTAGTCGAGCTGCTGATCAAGCGG
The sequence above is a segment of the Paraburkholderia sp. D15 genome. Coding sequences within it:
- a CDS encoding outer membrane protein assembly factor BamD, yielding MRALNTITKAAINLAAIKKAARKVAGYFACAAAVAVVAACHGLPEKTDETATWNNNKLYTEANDALTGGDFGKCAKYFELLEGRDPFGHFAQQAQINVAYCNWKDNENAAADQAIDRFIQLHPDHPDIAYAYYLKGMIHFNDDLGLFGRFSGQDMSERDPKSLRESYDAFKVVVDKYPNSKYAPDAAQRMRYIVNALASHEVHAADYYYRRGAYVAAINRAQLALTQYKNAPAIEDALHIMMLSYQKLNQPQLADDTKRVLAGTFPDSPYITGHARPGKEKSWWQF